A region of Lepus europaeus isolate LE1 chromosome 2, mLepTim1.pri, whole genome shotgun sequence DNA encodes the following proteins:
- the LOC133747837 gene encoding olfactory receptor 5K1, which produces MAEENHTMKNKFVLTGFTDHPELTPLLFMVFFIIYVITMVGNLGLVALIFTQRQLNTPMYIFLGSLALVDSCCACAITPKMLENFFSKDRMISLFECIIQFYILCTVETADCFLLAAMAYDRYVAICSPLQYHTLMSKKLCIQMIFGAFIAGNLHSMIHVGLLFRLAFCGSNHINHFYCDILPLYRLSCVDPYINELVLFIFAGSIEVFTIGSVLISYLHIFFTIFKMKSKEGRVKAFSTCASHFLSVSLFYGSIFFMYIRPNLLEEGDKDIPAGILFTIVVPVLNPFIYSLRNKEVISILRKVLKKQ; this is translated from the coding sequence ATGGCTGAAGAAAACCATACCATGAAAAATAAGTTTGTACTAACTGGATTTACAGACCACCCAGAGCTGACACCTCTGCTGTTTATGGTGTTCTTTATCATCTATGTGATCACCATGGTGGGGAATCTTGGTTTGGTGGCATTAATTTTTACACAGCGTCAACTTAATACACCAATGTACATCTTTCTGGGCAGCCTGGCTCTTGTGGATTCTTGTTGTGCCTGTGCTATTACCCCTAAGATGTTGGAGAATTTCTTTTCTAAGGACAGAATGATTTCCCTCTTTGAATGCATTATTCAGTTTTATATTCTTTGCACTGTTGAAACTGCAGATTGCTTTCTGCTGGCAGCAatggcctatgaccgctatgtggccatATGTAGTCCACTTCAGTACCACACCTTGATGTCAAAGAAGCTCTGCATTCAGATGATCTTCGGGGCCTTCATAGCTGGAAACTTGCATTCTATGATTCATGTAGGGCTTCTCTTTAGGTTAGCTTTCTGTGGCTCTAATCacattaatcatttttattgtgatattctTCCCTTATACAGACTCTCTTGTGTTGATCCTTATATCAATGAATTGGTATTATTCATCTTTGCAGGTTCCATTGAAGTCTTCACTATAGGTAGTGTCTTAATATCTTATCTCCacatttttttcacaatttttaaaatgaaatccaaagaggGAAGGGTCAAAGCCTTTTCTACTTGTGCATCCCACTTTCTGTCTGTTTCATTATTCTATGGATCTATTTTCTTCATGTACATTAGACCAAATTTACTTGAAGAAGGAGATAAAGATATACCAGCTGGCATTTTGTTTACAATAGTAGTTCCTGTATTAAATCCTTTCATTTATAGCCTGAGAAATAAGGAAGTAATAAGTATCTTGAGAAAAGTTCTGAAGAAACAATAA
- the LOC133747831 gene encoding olfactory receptor 5K1-like, with translation MPEENHSMKNEFILTGFTDQPELTSLFFVIFFVIYLVTIVGNLGLMILISKERCLHTPMYMFLGNLALVDSCCASAITPKMLENFLSKDTMISLYECMLQFYFLCTVETADCFLLAAMAYDRYVAICSPLQYHTMMSKKLCIQMIIGAFIAGNLHSMIHVGLLFRLAFCASNHIHHFYCDILPLYRLSCVDPYVNELVLFIFSGSIQVFTIGSVLISYLYILFTIFKMKSKEGRAKAFSTCASHFLSVSLFYGSLFFMYVRPNLLEEGDKDIPAGILFTIVVPLLNPFIYSLRNKEVISVLRKILKKK, from the coding sequence ATGCCTGAAGAAAATCATAGCATGAAAAACGAATTTATCCTCACAGGATTTACAGATCAACCAGAGCTAACCTCTCTGTTTTTTGTGATATTTTTTGTCATTTATCTAGTGACCATCGTGGGAAATCTTGGTCTGATGATACTAATTTCAAAAGAGCGTTGTCTTCATACACCAATGTACATGTTTCTGGGAAACTTGGCTCTTGTGGATTCTTGCTGTGCCTCTGCAATTACTCCAAAGATGTTAGAGAACTTCCTTTCTAAAGACACAATGATTTCCCTCTACGAATGTATGctgcagttttattttctttgcacTGTTGAAACTGCAGATTGCTTTCTGCTGGCAGCAatggcctatgaccgctatgtggccatATGTAGTCCACTTCAGTACCACACCATGATGTCAAAGAAGCTCTGCATTCAGATGATCATCGGGGCCTTCATAGCTGGAAACTTGCATTCTATGATTCATGTAGGGCTTCTCTTTAGGTTAGCATTCTGTGCATCAAACCACATtcaccacttttactgtgatattcttccCTTGTACAGACTCTCCTGTGTTGATCCTTATGTCAATGAACTGGTACTGTTCATCTTTTCAGGTTCAATTCAAGTCTTCACCATAGGTAGTGTCTTAATATCTTATCTCTACATTCTTTTtacaattttcaaaatgaaatccaaagaggGAAGGGCCAAAGCCTTTTCCACTTGTGCATCCCACTTTCTGTCTGTTTCGTTATTCTATGGGTCTCTTTTCTTCATGTATGTTCGACCCAATTTGCTGGAAGAAGGAGATAAAGATATACCAGCTGGCATTTTGTTTACAATAGTTGTTCCCTTACTCAATCCTTTCATTTATAGCCTGAGAAATAAGGAAGTAATAAGTGtcttgagaaaaattttaaagaaaaaataa